ATGTCCTGAACACCCTGTCCAACCTCGTGGGGTGGCTGGGGCAGCTGGGGTTCATCATCACGCTCGCGGCGTACTTCATGCTCGATTACGACCGGGTGGGAGCCAGCCTGCTGCGGGTCTTTCCGCGCCAGGCCCAGCCCACGGTGCTGCGGCTGGCCGAGGACGTCAGCCGCAGTTTCGGGGGCTTTCTGCGCGGACAGCTGCTGCTGATGCTGACCGGCGCGCTTCTCTCGGCGCTGGGGCTGCTGGCCCTGGGGGTGCCCAACGCCCTGGCCCTGGGCGCACTGAGCGGGCTGCTGAGTCTGGTGCCGTATGCCGGAATCGTGGTGGCCGCCGCCGTCGCCATGCTGCAGGCCATCCCGCAGGGTACGGCCATCATCGCGCTGGTCGCGGGGCTGTACTTCATCATCAACCAGCTGCAGGGCAACGTGCTCGGGCCGCTGATCATGGGCCGGGTGGTGCGCCTGAGCCCCGCCGCCATCCTGATCGCGCTGCTCGTCGGGCTCGCGCTGGCAGGGCCGCTGGGCGCAATCATCGCCATTCCCACCGCCACGCTGTTCAAGCGGTGGCTGGAGCGCTACTGGATGACCAGCCCGGCCTACACCGGCCAGCCCGGCGCGGTACCGGCCGATACCGACCCGCCACGCCGGTAGGGCCGGGCTACGCAGGGGGCCGTTCC
Above is a window of Deinococcus aerophilus DNA encoding:
- a CDS encoding AI-2E family transporter, translating into MTRPPPPPSPVRPPSAGRDWRAAQDVRDLLRRLWAIPLVRLVAYAALLLLAARALLWGTRLLAGVLLTVLGAYALAFLVNPILEWLEHRRVGRMVGVLVLLLLIFGLTTLLVMTLSQQITGLISGIPVIAINLKVALFNVLDRLDRIPGVEGLKGSVSTYIDEQTSNITQNAGPLLERLLNSGPNVLNTLSNLVGWLGQLGFIITLAAYFMLDYDRVGASLLRVFPRQAQPTVLRLAEDVSRSFGGFLRGQLLLMLTGALLSALGLLALGVPNALALGALSGLLSLVPYAGIVVAAAVAMLQAIPQGTAIIALVAGLYFIINQLQGNVLGPLIMGRVVRLSPAAILIALLVGLALAGPLGAIIAIPTATLFKRWLERYWMTSPAYTGQPGAVPADTDPPRR